The Xanthomonas indica genome has a segment encoding these proteins:
- a CDS encoding SpoIIE family protein phosphatase codes for MALASSAQDASAVAWRHSLRTRLLLWGSLLQVALLLGLALLFYLGAREVMVRNAREEVAGLTQQTARSLDATLGSVQVSGRTLAATAAGLGRQPFNLRTLLQATLQGDPDIAGALLVIEPGALKDDGRGFAWHLRRTAGGVQEQSAEAMGFDLHSMPWYRRTLAAPAPWWSEPYSDASSGGTYLTTYNLPLRLPGDGPQAPAIGMVSVDVPLQRLQAIVAELPASSGLQPMLLSPDGLFVLHPDPALRFRRTLEAHVARARPDLSPLAQAADTHTAVRFEHTAPDGTRYLTQSAAVGDTGWTFALSVSEDYILAGLDRIVLWGALAGAAALAVWLWLLHRYTVRLVRPIEDLTDSALHFSQGAFDYPLRHVERADEVGVMARAFDSARGSIKRQLDEIATLAQARQRMQSELSIARDIQQAMLPGGRTFDSAHKHLETYALLEPAEMVGGDFYQFFETEPGLLWFVVGDVSDKGVPAALFMARAMTVLEIAARRHTRPDAILIAASQRLVEGNEPCMFATVLCGLIDVHSGDYWLSSAGHEPPLLLGADGHAALLPLESGPPLGLEPQSRYPVVHGRLAAGATLLSYTDGITEAMDAQEQAYGEARLLAALQPGADAQAQCAAVLADVQAFTAPAPQSDDITLLAIRLRQDSAREATR; via the coding sequence ATCGCCCTTGCCTCGTCAGCGCAGGACGCCTCCGCGGTCGCCTGGCGGCACAGCCTGCGCACCCGGCTGCTGCTGTGGGGCAGCCTGCTGCAGGTGGCGCTGCTGCTGGGCCTGGCCCTGCTGTTCTACCTGGGCGCGCGCGAGGTGATGGTGCGCAACGCCCGCGAGGAGGTGGCCGGGCTGACCCAGCAGACCGCGCGCAGCCTGGATGCCACGCTGGGCTCGGTGCAGGTGAGCGGGCGCACCCTGGCCGCCACCGCGGCGGGCTTGGGCCGGCAACCGTTCAACCTGCGCACCCTGCTGCAGGCCACCCTGCAGGGCGACCCGGACATCGCCGGCGCCTTGCTGGTGATCGAGCCCGGCGCGCTGAAGGACGATGGCCGCGGCTTCGCCTGGCACCTGCGGCGCACCGCCGGCGGCGTGCAGGAGCAATCGGCGGAGGCGATGGGCTTCGACCTGCACAGCATGCCGTGGTACCGGCGTACCCTGGCCGCGCCGGCGCCTTGGTGGTCCGAGCCGTACAGCGACGCCAGCAGCGGCGGCACCTACCTGACCACCTACAACCTGCCGCTGCGCCTGCCCGGCGACGGCCCGCAGGCGCCGGCGATCGGCATGGTGAGCGTGGACGTGCCGCTGCAGCGCCTGCAGGCCATCGTCGCCGAGCTGCCGGCCAGCAGCGGGCTGCAGCCGATGCTGCTGTCGCCGGACGGGCTGTTCGTGCTGCATCCGGACCCGGCGCTGCGCTTCCGCCGCACCCTGGAGGCGCACGTGGCGCGGGCGCGGCCGGACCTGTCGCCGCTGGCGCAGGCGGCCGACACCCACACCGCGGTGCGCTTCGAGCACACCGCGCCGGACGGCACCCGCTACCTCACGCAGAGCGCGGCAGTGGGCGACACCGGCTGGACCTTTGCGCTGAGCGTGTCGGAGGACTACATCCTGGCCGGGCTGGACCGCATCGTGCTGTGGGGCGCGCTGGCCGGCGCCGCCGCGCTGGCGGTTTGGTTGTGGCTGCTGCATCGCTACACCGTGCGGCTGGTGCGGCCGATCGAGGACCTGACCGACTCGGCGCTGCATTTCAGCCAGGGCGCGTTCGACTATCCGCTGCGCCATGTCGAACGCGCGGACGAGGTGGGGGTGATGGCGCGTGCCTTCGACAGCGCGCGCGGCTCGATCAAGCGCCAGCTGGACGAGATCGCCACGCTGGCGCAGGCGCGGCAGCGCATGCAGAGCGAGCTGTCGATCGCGCGCGACATCCAGCAGGCGATGCTGCCGGGCGGGCGCACCTTCGACAGCGCCCACAAGCACCTGGAGACCTATGCCCTGCTGGAACCGGCGGAGATGGTCGGCGGCGATTTCTACCAGTTCTTCGAGACCGAGCCGGGGCTGCTGTGGTTCGTGGTCGGCGATGTGTCGGACAAGGGCGTGCCGGCGGCGCTGTTCATGGCGCGGGCGATGACCGTGCTGGAGATCGCCGCGCGCCGGCACACGCGCCCGGATGCGATCCTGATCGCGGCCTCGCAGCGGCTGGTGGAAGGCAACGAGCCGTGCATGTTCGCCACCGTGCTGTGCGGGCTGATCGACGTGCACAGCGGCGACTACTGGCTGTCCAGCGCCGGCCACGAGCCGCCGTTGCTGCTCGGCGCCGATGGCCACGCGGCACTGCTGCCGCTGGAATCGGGACCGCCGCTGGGGTTGGAGCCGCAGTCGCGCTACCCGGTGGTGCACGGGCGCCTGGCCGCCGGCGCCACCTTGCTGAGCTACACCGACGGCATCACCGAGGCGATGGACGCGCAGGAACAGGCCTACGGCGAGGCGCGGCTGCTGGCGGCGCTGCAGCCCGGCGCCGATGCGCAGGCGCAATGCGCCGCCGTGCTGGCCGACGTGCAGGCGTTCACCGCGCCGGCACCGCAGTCCGACGACATTACCCTGCTGGCGATCCGGCTACGCCAGGATTCGGCAAGGGAGGCGACACGATGA
- the aceE gene encoding pyruvate dehydrogenase (acetyl-transferring), homodimeric type — MNWLNEVLQNDPNPTETQEWIESLKAVIDVAGPERAHQLLEDMVELTRRSGAYLPFSPTTEYVNTIAPANEAKSPGDAAIEWKIRSIIRWNAMATVVRANRKPGDLGGHIASFASSATLYDVGFNHFWRAPSDKHPGDLLYIQGHSSPGIYARAFLEGRISEDQLNNFRMEVDGQGISSYPHPWLMPDFWQTPTVSMGLGPLSAIYQAQFMKYLEHRGLIEKSDRKVWCFIGDGESDEPETLGAIALAGREGLDNLIFVVNCNLQRLDGPVRGNGKIIQELEGVFRGGGWNVIKLLWGGYWDALLAKDTNGVLKKLMMETVDGEYQNCKAFGGAYTRANFFGKYPETAAMVAGLSDDDIWRLNRGGHDPHKVYAAYHQAVNTTGMPTVILAKTVKGYGMGSAGEALNPTHQTKKLDDDAVRAFRDRFNIPLSDKQLADAEQVPFYHPGPDSPEVQYLQERRASLGGYLPQRRRKADLSIPAPGLDKFERLLKDSGERTYSTTMAFVQSLNIALRDKELGPRIVPIVADEARTFGMEGMFRQIGIYAPFGQKYKPVDADQLMFYREDQSGQVLQQGISEPGAISSWLAAGTSYSVSNVPMLPFYIYYSMFGFQRVGDIAWQAADMRTRGFLLGGTAGRTTLNGEGLQHEDGFSQVIAGSIPNVRSYDPTFGYEVTVVMQYGIQRMMQEQVDEYYYITLMNENYAHPEMPAGAEDGIIKGMYLLKDAGKPKKGELRVQLLGSGTILREAIAAAELLDKDFGVTADIWSCPSFNELRRDGFDAERWNRLHPEGEQRKPFVTQLLEGRQGPAIAATDYVRAFADQIRAFVPMHYTVLGTDGFGRSDTRANLRRFFEVDRYYIAHAAIAALAKDGKMTGKDVARAIKQYKIDPEKANPVGV, encoded by the coding sequence ATGAACTGGTTGAACGAGGTGCTGCAGAACGATCCGAACCCCACTGAGACCCAGGAGTGGATCGAATCGCTCAAGGCCGTCATCGATGTCGCAGGCCCCGAGCGCGCGCATCAGCTGCTGGAGGACATGGTCGAACTGACCCGTCGTTCCGGCGCCTACCTGCCGTTCTCGCCGACCACCGAGTACGTCAACACCATCGCCCCCGCCAACGAGGCCAAGAGCCCGGGCGATGCGGCCATCGAGTGGAAGATCCGCTCGATCATCCGCTGGAACGCCATGGCCACCGTGGTCCGCGCCAACCGCAAGCCGGGTGACCTGGGCGGCCACATCGCCTCCTTCGCCTCCAGCGCCACCCTGTACGACGTGGGCTTCAACCACTTCTGGCGCGCGCCCTCGGACAAGCACCCCGGCGACCTGCTGTACATCCAGGGCCACAGCTCCCCCGGCATCTACGCCCGCGCCTTCCTGGAAGGCCGCATCAGCGAAGACCAGCTCAACAACTTCCGCATGGAAGTGGACGGGCAGGGCATCTCCTCCTATCCACACCCGTGGCTGATGCCGGACTTCTGGCAGACCCCCACCGTGTCGATGGGCCTGGGCCCGCTCAGCGCCATCTACCAGGCGCAGTTCATGAAGTACCTCGAGCACCGCGGCCTGATCGAGAAGTCCGACCGCAAGGTGTGGTGCTTCATCGGCGACGGCGAGAGCGACGAGCCCGAGACCCTGGGCGCCATCGCCCTGGCCGGCCGCGAAGGCCTGGACAACCTGATCTTCGTGGTCAACTGCAACCTGCAGCGCCTGGACGGCCCGGTGCGCGGCAACGGCAAGATCATCCAGGAGCTGGAAGGCGTGTTCCGCGGCGGCGGCTGGAACGTCATCAAGCTGCTGTGGGGCGGCTACTGGGACGCCCTGCTGGCCAAGGACACCAACGGCGTCCTCAAGAAGCTGATGATGGAAACCGTCGACGGCGAGTACCAGAACTGCAAGGCCTTCGGCGGCGCCTATACCCGCGCCAACTTCTTCGGCAAGTACCCGGAGACCGCGGCCATGGTCGCCGGCCTGTCCGACGACGACATCTGGCGCCTGAACCGCGGCGGCCACGATCCGCACAAGGTCTATGCCGCCTACCACCAGGCGGTGAACACCACCGGCATGCCCACCGTGATCCTGGCCAAGACCGTCAAGGGTTACGGCATGGGCTCGGCCGGCGAAGCGCTGAACCCCACCCACCAGACCAAGAAGCTGGACGACGACGCCGTGCGCGCGTTCCGCGACCGCTTCAACATCCCGCTCAGCGACAAGCAGCTGGCCGATGCCGAGCAGGTGCCGTTCTACCACCCCGGCCCGGATTCGCCGGAAGTGCAGTACCTGCAGGAGCGCCGCGCCTCCCTCGGCGGCTACCTGCCGCAGCGCCGCCGCAAGGCCGACCTGTCCATCCCGGCCCCGGGCCTGGACAAGTTCGAGCGCCTGCTCAAGGACAGCGGCGAGCGCACCTACTCCACCACCATGGCCTTCGTGCAGAGCCTCAACATCGCCCTGCGCGACAAGGAACTGGGCCCGCGCATCGTGCCGATCGTGGCCGACGAAGCGCGCACCTTCGGCATGGAAGGCATGTTCCGGCAGATCGGCATCTACGCCCCGTTCGGCCAGAAGTACAAGCCGGTGGACGCCGACCAGTTGATGTTCTACCGCGAGGACCAGTCCGGCCAGGTGCTGCAGCAGGGCATCAGCGAGCCGGGCGCGATCTCCTCGTGGCTGGCCGCCGGCACCAGCTACTCGGTCAGCAACGTGCCGATGCTGCCGTTCTACATCTACTACTCCATGTTCGGCTTCCAGCGCGTGGGCGACATCGCCTGGCAGGCGGCAGACATGCGCACCCGTGGCTTCCTGCTCGGCGGCACCGCCGGCCGCACCACGCTCAACGGTGAAGGCCTGCAGCACGAAGACGGCTTCAGCCAGGTCATCGCCGGCTCCATCCCGAACGTGCGCAGCTACGACCCCACCTTCGGCTACGAAGTCACCGTGGTCATGCAGTACGGCATCCAGCGGATGATGCAGGAGCAGGTGGACGAGTACTACTACATCACCCTGATGAACGAGAACTACGCCCACCCGGAAATGCCGGCGGGCGCGGAAGACGGCATCATCAAGGGCATGTACCTGCTCAAGGACGCCGGCAAGCCCAAGAAGGGCGAACTGCGCGTGCAGCTGCTGGGCTCGGGCACCATCCTGCGCGAAGCCATCGCCGCGGCGGAACTGCTGGACAAGGACTTCGGCGTCACCGCCGACATCTGGTCCTGCCCCAGCTTCAACGAACTGCGCCGCGACGGCTTCGACGCCGAGCGCTGGAACCGCCTGCACCCGGAAGGCGAACAGCGCAAGCCGTTCGTCACCCAGCTGCTGGAAGGCCGCCAGGGCCCGGCCATCGCCGCCACCGACTACGTGCGCGCCTTCGCCGACCAGATCCGCGCCTTCGTGCCGATGCACTACACCGTGCTGGGTACGGATGGCTTCGGTCGTTCGGACACGCGTGCGAACCTGCGCCGGTTCTTTGAGGTCGATCGGTACTACATCGCGCATGCCGCGATTGCGGCGTTGGCGAAGGATGGCAAGATGACGGGCAAGGATGTGGCCAGGGCGATCAAGCAGTACAAGATTGATCCTGAGAAGGCTAATCCGGTTGGGGTTTAA
- a CDS encoding PIN-like domain-containing protein — protein sequence MRNQFPGYYQLTPEEFKALWRDAKIVLDTNVLLYAYKTPSQGREALLQLLEKLKGRIWVPYQVAMEFQVNRLGVIAAEKKRMDSALKASETALGEILESLKSLDLDAREIGVDVGALHRDIETARGSIADALNKAKSSQPNVTHDDPIRTRIDAVLEGAVGSAPKDQQTLDDAYERCKRRYELPMPPGFKDVGKSIEIKGDEYLVDGIKYQRQYADALLWLQTLDFVKALDAKDVIFVTMDVKEDWWLRKDGMTIGPHPELVAEISRIGGVERFWMYTLPKFLEQSTNYLQTSLSARALEEVNEVAVRQAAVQLPIERQVFGGARSDQYGRMFDSAAEVAVLDWLISQGIDAVPSGSLFPDLLVHDSTGQYGVEVMRISSFPLKQNRLHVKLIEAETSVRRGRFASVTLILVGASELMKMVEGVDEFFQTEIYRPLKRLSELMRHVGIIFGYVDSGNFIQVCNLAPVSSSASPLHNI from the coding sequence GTGAGAAATCAATTTCCTGGCTATTACCAGTTAACGCCGGAAGAGTTTAAAGCTCTTTGGCGCGACGCCAAGATAGTATTGGATACAAATGTACTGCTCTATGCCTACAAAACTCCAAGCCAAGGACGAGAAGCCTTGCTTCAACTTCTTGAGAAACTTAAGGGTAGGATTTGGGTGCCATATCAGGTTGCTATGGAGTTTCAGGTTAATAGGCTTGGAGTTATTGCAGCTGAAAAGAAAAGGATGGATTCTGCTCTGAAAGCGAGCGAAACAGCGCTTGGCGAGATACTCGAAAGCTTGAAGTCATTGGATCTTGATGCTCGAGAGATTGGCGTGGATGTAGGCGCTCTTCATCGTGATATTGAGACTGCGAGAGGGAGCATCGCGGATGCTCTAAATAAAGCAAAAAGTTCCCAGCCTAACGTTACACATGATGATCCTATCAGAACTAGGATTGACGCAGTACTTGAGGGGGCAGTGGGGTCTGCACCTAAGGATCAGCAGACTCTGGATGACGCGTATGAGAGGTGCAAGAGGCGTTATGAATTGCCAATGCCTCCTGGATTTAAGGATGTTGGAAAAAGCATAGAAATAAAAGGCGATGAATACTTGGTTGATGGAATTAAGTATCAGCGGCAATATGCCGACGCTTTGCTTTGGCTTCAAACACTAGACTTCGTAAAAGCACTTGATGCAAAAGACGTGATTTTTGTAACTATGGATGTGAAGGAGGATTGGTGGCTTAGGAAGGATGGTATGACTATCGGCCCACACCCAGAGTTGGTAGCTGAAATCAGCAGGATTGGAGGAGTAGAGCGATTTTGGATGTACACTCTTCCAAAGTTTCTCGAGCAATCTACAAATTATCTTCAGACCTCCCTTTCTGCGCGTGCATTAGAAGAGGTGAATGAAGTGGCAGTTCGTCAAGCCGCCGTACAACTTCCGATTGAAAGGCAGGTCTTTGGTGGGGCGCGTAGCGATCAATATGGGCGTATGTTTGATTCTGCTGCAGAAGTTGCCGTGCTTGACTGGCTAATTTCTCAAGGAATAGATGCAGTTCCTAGCGGAAGTCTATTCCCAGATTTGCTAGTACATGACTCAACTGGTCAATATGGCGTTGAAGTTATGCGAATTAGCTCCTTCCCATTGAAGCAAAATAGGCTTCACGTCAAGCTTATTGAGGCGGAGACGTCTGTTAGACGAGGCCGCTTCGCGTCGGTGACACTAATTCTTGTGGGCGCTTCCGAGCTGATGAAGATGGTTGAAGGGGTGGATGAGTTTTTCCAGACTGAGATATATAGGCCCTTGAAGAGATTAAGTGAGCTGATGAGGCACGTTGGCATTATCTTTGGTTACGTAGATTCGGGTAATTTTATACAAGTATGCAATCTTGCTCCCGTCTCTTCTTCGGCCTCTCCATTACATAATATTTGA